The Sulfolobus islandicus Y.N.15.51 sequence AATCTTTCCCTTTATATACATGATAGTATTAGGAGATAATTCTGTAAATCTAATTCGAAAACTAGTTAAAATATACTCATTACCACTATCGTCAATAGCAAGATACTTTACTGGGATTGTAAATGGCTTAATTAGTTTAGCAATTCTTATATGGCCATCAAATTCCTTTATCTCCTTGACTTGACCGAATTCTTCGCATTGGACAATTTTAAATGTATATCCTTGTCCTTCAAAAGTACCTTCTAGAACTCTTTTACTTTTCAAAAGTTTGAACGAAGAATAATCTAGAGTCTCTATTTCAGAGTCTTCAACAGTAAGCAATGGTCTAGTAATCCCTTTTTTTCTTAACTCCTCTAACATGTGATAATGTTCTGGTTTAAAGCTCAGTAAATCCATGTCATTACCTTTACCTAAATATAAATAGCTCCCCGTGATTCCTACCTCTCTATCAAAAAAGCTCAAGAATTCTCTTAGCTTATTATCAAATACTTTAAAGTTAAACGGATCTAGGATTTCACTTTCATTTAAGGGAACTAAAGGCACACTAAAGCCTATCTCATCAATATATTTTAATAAATTGCTGAATTTACTTCTAACTATTTCTAGTGCATCGTTAAGTCTCTTTATCTTTATACCATCAACTAGTCTAGGTAGTGCAACAGCATACCCATCTGGATGATAACAGCCTTTAACACTCCATATGACATTTTTATATTTTAGGAAATAACCTTCAACTACCTTATTCATTAGTTAACTTTTTAATAATCATGGCTTATCAACATTACGATTTGAAGATCACCATAGTGGGAGGAGGAATAGTAGGTAGTTCTATTTATAGAATGTTAAAGAAAAATGGAATTGAAGTACGATTAATTGATCCTAAGGTAAAAAGGCCATTTCCAAGCCTGATTCACTCATTGTTGCTAAAGGAAAAAGATATTGAGTTAGCCAAATTATCTTTAAATTTTTATAAAAAATTCAACATCCCCTATTATCCTTATAAATCTTATACTTTAGGTAAAATTAGTCCCTCTATAGTAGATTCGTGGATCTCTGCAGGCGTTAATATTAACATAAAATACGTGAATTGGATAGATGATGAAACTATTGAGGCTATCGGTGGAGATGGATTAGTATCTATTGGAAGTTTAATAAGATATACAGAAAAGATTGTATATCATTCTAATATTTTCATTAACAAAGGTAAAGGTTTCATTAAGATTAATGATAAATTATATGAAAGTGACTTGATAATTCTCTCAGCTGGAGCATGGAGTAAATATTTAGTTAATGTTAAACTTCCCGTAAAGACTTACTACTGTTGGGCTTCACTATTTCTAAGTAGAAAAAAAGAAGTAGGATCTAATATAATATATGATTATGTTAATAATTTCTATTCAAGGCCCGTTATAGGACTTGGATTGCCCTTTGCTATCATGGGAGATGGGAAAGTTATAGAAGCCACTCCCTTTCAGCAAAATATCTGCATAGAAGATAAGAATGAGGTTTCATCCAGAATTTCTAGGAGGTTAGGAGAAGTTAAGGAATTATACACTTCTGGTAATTTCTGTGAAGCTACACCAGACATGAGACCTGCATACGGGAAAATAGCTGAGAACGTGTATTACATTGGTGGATTCAACGGGTATGGTGCTGAAGTAGGACCAGGATTAGCTAACATCCTTGTAGAAGAGATCTTATCTAAAAAAGAGGACACTTATTTTAAAGAATATAAATTGGAGAGGTTTAATGAATATAATGACGATTTCGAAATAGGACAAGAACCTCATGAATTATAGATTTTTAAATGAGCTTCTATTATTTCGTCCTCGCTTACCGCAAACTTACTAATTTCTAAGTGAGCCCTCTGTTTCTCTCTGCATCTAGTGCAATCATATAATATCCACGCCCCCAAAAACTCATCGCCATAATAATATTTAATTCCCCTCCATCCTTTTTTAGCAATCAAATGATTGGCTACTTTTTCGCTCATGGTTTGAAATGCTACCATTTTCTCTAATTTTATATAATATGTAGAATAATACTTGAAGTACTTTGCGTGTATAAGTACCGAAAACGGCGTATAAAATTCGTCTATATCACTAACCTTAACTGTTTGCACAATGTTTTTATTATCAACGTATACTGCTACGTTTCTATAATCTTGAAATAGATCTTCTAAATATGACCAAGGAGGAGCTTGTGATCCTACTAACCATGATATCATAGTTAGCAGAGTTTTTAACTGGAAATAAAAAATTACTTCATAAGTGATGAAGTGACGGTTTTCTGAGTCGTGAAGACCATTCCCCTCACTGAGGCAGATATTATATGAGATCGAAATTAATGTTCATTAACGATATAGAAAAATTAGCCAAAAGAGTAGAAGAATCGTATGGAGGGGTAGAACTAGATGATATAATACAAAGATTAATAAATTTTTATGAATTAGGATTTACAAATATTAACCACTCTAGTATTCAACTAATATTGTCTGCTTACTTTAAGAGTCTAGGCTACAGAGTATTCGTAGAATATGAGAGGAAGGGAAGACTACTCGATCTTTACGTTAGTGATGAAGATATGGGAATTGAAGTAGAATATGGATATATACCTAATTCAAATGCCATAGATGCTGAGGAGTACCTAAAAAGTAGAATTTCGTTGAAAATTTTGAGGTATAGTACTCTATCCTCGAAATTCTATATTGCAGTGCCATCCTTTTATATACCCCCCATCCCTGATGAATTAATAGTTGATATAAAAGATAAGACAAAACTAAGGAGAATACTTGAACTAATTGGAAAATTTCATAAGACTAATGATATAATGTTGAATGATGCCAAATTGGCTAAAATTAATGGTATAATATCTGTAGATGTTAGCAACTTAAGTATAAGTATAATCGATATTAGTAAGTATAAACAGCTAAAAGACTTTTATAAATAGATAAAGAACTAGGAACGACAAAAATGGCACCGAAATATTGTCATCAATATACGGTAAGACTTCAGCAATTGTGGCAATAATCCCAGCTATTAAACCGGGTATATTCAGTAGATAATAACCAACTACTGTGCAGAATATTAACATCCCTAATGATCCCCAAAACCCCTTAACTCTTCTCTTATACACAAAATTTCTTATTATTCCGGTTATACCATCCCCGAAAGACATGAAAATTAAGGGGAGAATAGCAACGTAAATCAGACTTGCATTAGTCCAATAATTATGATCTAACAAGAACATCAACAAAAGAATTGTTCCGAAGGAGAATGCAAAGAATACCTCACCTAGATTTTCTCTATCCATAAACCATCTCATCTCCTTTCTTAGTACTCTTATGGCTATTAAGTACACCATAAGGAGATAAGATGTGACTATTGGTACTAATGGAGAGTTAAAAACGTATGGAGATAGTACTGCAACAATGCCTCCTCCTAACATATGTATCGCCTTTCTGCTTACATAGGCTCCGAATATTTGTGAAATCAGTTTAGAGATATACAGAACAACAATAACTACCCAGAGACTTAATACTATTCCCCAAGTGACATCATTAATAGTAAATAACATCCATAAAAATAGGCGATGAAACCTTATAAAAATTAATCCATAATAATCAAATTATGCAATTATACAGATACTCGTTTAAGGACGGATATTTAGTTCCAGATGAAAATGGCGACGTTACAGTATTCGTGGAAGGAAATTTAATCTCAATAGTTGATAAAAACGGCAATAAGATAGAAGGTGTTAGATTTAAGTATTTGGGTAACGAATCTGTCTCCCTGAAGAAACTTCGGTATTTGGCTAAATTTGTTAACATAGAGGTAAACGAAGATGTTCTTATGGTTTACCCTACATTAAGACAAAGAACTCTTGCCATAAACAAGCTTATGGGCGAAGTATTTGAAGTGTTCATCCATAATCTCTTAATATCGAAAAATTATAGGGTAAAAAGACAAAACGAAATCTATCCTTCGCTCCATAATTTCACTCTTACTAGATGGCATAATAGGCCAGACTTTATAATAGAAGATAAAGTTGTGATTGAGGCTAAGATACGCAAAAATGATTATCTCCAGACTCTAGAATATTCTAAATATTTCAAGTATGGCATGGTGGTATTTCCATTTACTGGAGAGTGTAGAGTACCTAAAGGTTGGATTTGCGTATTTCATACGATAAAGGATCAGTCTAGATTCTACTCTCTTCTTGAAAATTTATTATCTAGAGTTAAGTAGTTGGTATATGGAAATTGGGACTCCCTTATTTGAGGGTTCAAAGAAGATTCTTCTACTTGGGAGTGGAGAGTTAGGAAAGGAAATGGCTATTGAGGCACAAAGAATGGGGTTAGAAGTTATTACTGTGGATAGATATGATTTAGCTCCTGCAATGCATGTCGCACATAGAAAGTACGTAATAGATATGATGAACCCAAACGCTGTTAAGGCAGTTGTGAAAAGGGAAAATCCGGATGCAATTATAGCCGAAATAGAGGCAATTAATACTGATGCACTAGTTGATCTTGAAAGCAATGGTTTTAGAGTAATTCCTAATGCAAATGCAGTGAAGGCATGCATGAATAGAATTGAATTGAGGAGGTTTGCTACGGAAAAACTAGCCCTTCCAACTACAAAGTACGCATTTGCAGAAAATGAAGAAGAGGCAAAACATGCTTGCAAGGATATAGGTTTTCCTTGCTTAATTAAACCAGAGATGAGCTCTAGTGGTCATGGCCATGTACTAGTTAATAAGATTGATGACGTGGAAGAAGCTTATAGGGAGTCAGTATCTCATGCTAGAGGTAAGGGTAGAAGAGTTATAGTAGAAGAGTTCGTAAAGATAGATACTGAGTTAACAGTATTAACGTATAGATACTATTCGAATTCTGGTAGCATAATAACTAAGACTATAGAACCGATAGAACATAAAAGGCCAAGTTACTATTATGTTGAATCTTGGCACCCTTCTACAGTAAGTCGAGAAGTGAAAGAGACTGCTAGGGGAATTGCGCAAAAAGTTGTAGAGGAATTAGGAGGTTTAGGGATATATGGTGTTGAGATAATAGTAAGCGGAAATAGGATTCTCTTTAGCGAAGTAGCACCTAGACCACATGATACTGGATTAGTTACATTAGCTAGTAGTGATATAAACGAATTTCAAATTCATGTTAGAAGCGCAATAGGTCTACCAATTCCAGAAGTTAAGTTAGTCTCTCCAGCGGCTTCTCATGTAATTTTAGCACAAACTGAAAATGTTTGGGGACCTAAATTTATTAACGTGGAGAAGGCAATGGAGATCCCAGGAGTGCAAGTTAGGTTGTTCGGAAAACCTGTTACATATGAAAAGAGAAGGATGGGTATAGTGCTGGCAACTGGAAATAGTGTAGAAGAAGCAATAGAAAAGGTCAGAAAGGCGTCATCAATAATATTAGTTAAATGAATGTATCTTCTTTATTCGATCGATAGTGCTTCTTATTTTCTCCATAACAAACTGTGATGATTTAGTAGAGAAGGGATCATGGAGAGTTTCATACTCTAAGTCGTATATTCCCGCAATCTCAGCTATTGAAATTGTCCAAATTCTAGCAGTCGCATCATAGTTATATCCACCTCCTCCCAACATTATAAGCCTACCACTGGAGTACTTATGGGCTAGATGATGGACCTTTGTTACCACATCTAAATAACCATGGGTGGATAATTTTAACTCAACTAAAGGATCGTTAAAATATGAATCACCGCCCGTTATGAGGATAATAAGCTCTGGTTTATATCTTTCTATAACGGGGATTACTATCTCGTCAAATGCTAAAAGATAACCATCATCTCCAGTACCAGGTGGTAGAGGAATATTAATAGTATAACCTTCTCCTTTTCCTACTCCAATCTCGTTCACATCCCCGCTACCCGGGAAGAAGTTAGGATGAAACATATGCAGGGAAATTTTCAAAACCTTATCATCATCAATTAATAGTTCTTGTGTACCATCAGCATGATGACCATCTATATCAACTATTGCTATTTTTGAAAAGGAATTCTCACCTAATTTTGCTATGAGAGCAACATCGTTAAATACACAGAAACCAGCAGCTCTATTTCTCTTTGCGTGATGAAAACCCCCACCAATATTGATCGCGTGGTTAAACTCCCCACCCTTTATTAATTCTAATGCCTTTACACTACCACTTATCCTTATTAATGCAGCCTCATATATACCCTTAAATGCAGGAGTATCTCCATCATCTAAATATCCTTGACCTTCCTTGCTCTTATATTTTACAAATTCTATATATTCTTTGGAGTGGACTAACTGAAGAACCTCTTCTGATATCGGCTTAGGTTCAATCAATGTGATGAAATGAAACGCACTTCTTTCTTCCAGCAATCTCTTAGTCATACTTTCTCTTAATGATTTAAATGGATGATAGTCTGGGAAGGAGTAGTTATAGTATTCATCTGTCCATATAAAAGCCGTTTTATGCAAAGTATATCACTACTTTTTTATTTTTCAATTTAAAATACTTATCTAGTATGATAGATAGCACACTCATCACAAAGCCACAATATATTGCACATAGTATGGATAAATTGAGTGATATTATTTCTAAGATGAAAGAGAACAAAATGTGGACCGTACCCGTTATTAAGGATAGAAAATTATTAGGTTTAATCTCTTATAAGGATCTTCTTTCTAGAAGGGTGAGTTTAGAGACTAAAGCGATAAATGTTATGAATCCCAGTGTTACCGTACAAATTGATGAGGATATTAATAGATTAATTGCAAAATTTTACACTACCAAGGCAAGAGTGATACCAGTAGTAAATGAGAAGAAGGAATTTATTGGATTTGTAACAAGAGAGTCATTACTCTCATACTTATTGAAAGCTGATGAAATCCCAGAAAATAAAACTGCAAGGGAATACATGACCTCTCCAGCAACAACTATAGATGAAAATGACTCTATAGCTAGGGCTAGATGGGTAATGATAAGAGATAATATAAGCAGATTACCAGCTACTAAAGAGTATAGACTAACTGGAATCATAAGTGCAAGAGATATAGTTGATGCTTTGTATAGTGTAAGTGGAAGGAAAAGAGAGTCGATAATGAAAGATGAGGAAAGAGTTATGGCAATGCCAGTTAAAGAAATTATGAAGTACCCAGTCATAACAGCTAATGGAAAGGAACCGTTACCAGATGTAGTAGAAAAATTACTTAAATTTAGAATTTCTGGAATGCCTGTTATGGAAGGTGATAGGTTAAGTGGCGTAATAAGTGGGCTAGATATTATTAAGGCAGTAGCTGAAAAAATGCAACTATCAATACCAATTGAAGCTAAAATACCTCAAGAGCTAAAATCGAACCTTGATTTTAAGGCAAACATAGATGATATACTTGAAAGATATTTGAGCAAAATAGAAAGACTAACAGAAGTTATAAACTTTAAAGTATCGTTCAAGGAAGAAATGAGGAGTAGCGTAGGAAATAAAAAACTATATACTGCAATGGTAAGAGTAACTACTAAAATAGGCGATTATGTAGCTAAAGATACAGATTGGGAACCAATAGTTGCGTTAAAGAACGCTGTGGAAAAGATAGAGGAAAGAATATTAAGAAAACTAAGAAAAATAGAAGAGAGTAACAAAAAAGGAATTAAGGCAGAAGAGGCTTGAAAATTGGAGTAATACAACCCTTAGAAGTTAAGTCAGCAATTTTATTAGTTGAAAAGGCACTAAAGGAGGGAGCAGAGCTAGTATTATTACCAGAAAAATGGACAAAAAATATAGATGACGTACCATTAGTTGAATTTCAGAAATTGGCTAAAAGATACACTGCTTATATTTTACCTGGGGCATTTGAAGATGGAGTATCGGTAATTACTCCAATAATTGACGATAGTGGAAACCTAAAAGGAATAGCAAAGAAGATTCATCTATTTAATGAAGAAAAATTGAGACTTATTCCAGGTAATGAAGCCGTTCTCTTTACTTATAGAGGGATAAGGTTCGGAATTTTAATATGTTATGATATAGACTTTCCTGAAGTAGCCAGAGAATTGTTTTCTAAAGGAGTCGAGATAATTTTGGTACCCTCCAAAGTAAGAGGCAATGGTCTAGATATTTGGAATGAATTCCTTAGAATAAGAGTCTTAGAAAATAGGATAGGAATAGTAAACGCAAATGTCTATAATCCACCAGATTTCCCTGGAAGGAGCGTGGCAATTGTTCCAGAACAGAGACAAGACGGGATTGTGATACCCAAAGTAGTAGGAGTATTAGGAAGTGAAGAAGGCTATATGATAGTTGATATAGATCCCTTAAAATATATGTATCTAAGAGGAGATAGGCTAAAGGAATATGTTAAATTTACGGTTAAAGAGCTATGAGGGAATTTTATAAGCTAAACCTCTTGCCATGTCCTCCTTTAAAATCCTTTTGGATTTATAATCGTAGTATAGCTCAAGCTTAAATCTGGGATGTAAAGTCTCTCCCATAACCACTTTATCATTAGAAGCCTTTCCATTAAGTATCCTAAAATCTAGACTTTCCTCTTCCCTAGTTATTAATACTTCATTTTCATAAGGAAGAACATTCATAGATATAAGAGAAGGAATCAGATAATAGCTACCTGGTAACGCTAGATTTAATAGCACCTCCTTATTAGATGATAGTATTTTACTTACAACATTAGCATCAGTAAATATGTTCCTTTTCCTATTATGTGACTTGATTTTACCGTTTTCAAATTCTATGACAATATCCTCTTCTTCTCTTGAGGCTATCCGATAATCCAACTCTTGAAAACTTCTATACACCATGAATGTAAATCTCATAACTCCCTTTGTTATTAAAGCCTTAGGGGGTATGGTAGAATTATCAACAAATTTTACTTTCGTCTCTTGGCTAATTGGAATTGCGTAATATGGATAATATATAAAATCATCTTCTTTAATGCCTAATGTTTTAGCTGCATTCTTTACAAATAGGGTTCTATCAAACTTGTATTCTTCATATATATTCTTGACTTTAGACTCCAGACTTCTTGCTACATTAGAAATTATATCGTTTTCAAAATATGCATGAATTGCAAAAACTAAATCTAACTTGTTTGCATACTCTTTCGTCAATTCCAAAATTTTTATAAGATTGCTGTACTTTGATAAAAGTTTAAGTGAATCCATCACCAATACTACTTTTTATAACCTAAAATACTTAACGAGATTCAGAAAGCGTTAAAAATCTTAAGAATAGGAGATTTTTGGAAAATCTAAGCTTTCAGCATACTTAGTTAAAACATTATGGTGATGAACGCGCCCTTATCGGATCTTATGAAGAATACCACCGGCACTGATTCTTTCCAGGATTTCTTTCTTAGCATTTAGTCTCATCTTATCCACATCAAAAGTCTTCTCCATAATCCTCATACTCTTCTCTCTAAAGTTTTCACTTACGAATACTCTACTCTCTAGACTCTTGGACTCTATCAGGTCTTCTGGATCATAACCGCTGTTACGAATTCTCAGAATTATTTTACCGCCATTACAATCAATACAGACTCCATTAATTCCATATCTCGAAATTGGATACAATTTATGTTTTGATGAATAGACTTTACCAGAGGGCGTTATGTTGTAAATGGCGTCTAATCCCATTCTTAAGAATCCCGCACACAAATTCTTACCAATTATTGGAAGATCCTCGTAAAGGAACGCTATATATGCTGATACTACTTCTAGATCATCTACGCCCTTTCCTAATAGTATTTTTTTAAATTCATCAGAATAAATTATCGCACTATAGAGTTTCTCAAACATACTTATATTTTTTAAAAAACTAGCCTATAAATATTATCATTATAATATAGTGGACTAGTAAGTATTATTGTGTAAAGCCCCTTTTTAAACGTTATAGATAGAAGAGTCTAGACATGATAGTCACAGTTATAAATCAGAAAGGAGGAGTAGGGAAAACAACTACTTCAGTAAATTTGTCTTACTATTTAAGCAAGGAAAAGAAGACGGGATTACTCGATTTGGATCCGGAAGGAGGCGCCACCATATCTTATGGAATGAAAAGAGAGCTTAAAGAGCTCCCATTGGGTGAAAAAAGTGTTAATATTTTTAATGTAGAAGTATTTCCAGCACATATAGGGCTACTGAAGTTAGAACTAAATGGAGATGTGGAAGAGATTAGTAACAAAATTAAGGAAATAGGAAAACAGTTCGATTTTCTCGTGATAGACACACCACCCAATCTGGGTACCCTAGCCATATCAGCGATGTTGGTTGCCGATAGGATAGTTTCACCAGTTACCCCTCAACCTTTAGCGTTAGAAGCAATAAAGAATCTTGACTCTAGATTGAAGAGTATAGGGAAAAATGCATACTCTTTTACGAATTTTTCAAAGAAGGTAGTTAAGCTTGATAATCTATCATCGGTGAAATTTACGGAAATTATAATACCACCCTCTAGATTATTCATTGAAGCTTCTAGACTTGGAGTTCCTGCGTTAAGATATGAGGAAGTTAGATTAAGGAAACCTAAGCTAGTTATCTATTATCAGAAATTGGCAAAGGTGATTAGTGAATGAGCGAGCTGGATTTTCTATTAAAGAAGAAGAAAAAAAGTGAAGATGCAGAAAAAAGTGTCAACATCAACGAGAGTGTAAAAAAGGAGGAAAGTTTACACGAAGAGGAGAAAATCAAGAATGAGATGTTAAAGTTTATTGAAAGGGATCCGAAAATAGGTGTATGGAGTTATCCCGCATTTTTAGTCCTTCAGTACTTGTATCATACCGTGCCAGGATTTAAAATGAGCAGAACTGCTAAGGAAGCATTAGAAAAAGGATTAAAGGAAATGTACCCTATCCTCTTTGATGTTGCAGAAAAAATTGCAAAAGAGAAATTTAAAGAGTAGTCTACAGTAATATTTCTAGGAAGTATCACCAATCAGGTTTAAATGCTAGAGTGTATCTTTTTGTAACAATTAAGGTGATTAAATGGATATCTGTTTAAAGGCTAGGAATGACGAAGAAGTTTCAAGAGCTCTTAAATTAAATTATAATTGTATTGTATATACTAAACCTTTAAATAATGTACTAACTTTTATACCAGACCAATATATATCCGATATTGATATATTCAGTGAAAATACTATTATAATTACTAATGATGTACAGTTAATTAACAAATTAAAAAATAGAAATATGAAAATTGCATATAGAGTTGATAAACCATCTATGAACATTTTGGAATATAATTATTTTGTAATAGAATTTATACCAAAGAATATTAGAGATCTGAGATTCTATAAAGGTAAAATTTATATAGATAATATTGATAATTTAGACACTTATAGTAAATTAGAAAATCTAAAGATAACTGGAATATTTACTAATAACTTAGATTTTATAGTCGACGTGAAAAAATTATCTCTCTATAGAAAATAAAATTGTATAAAGACTGTGAACTTTTAAGTATAGAAAGGATAGCTATGGGTTGAAGAAAGATGAGTACAGAGTATAGAGTGAAGAGATTAGGTAATTGTATTCAGTTACAATTTAAGATAATAAGAAAATATTTCGTACTGAATCTAATTATGCTCCTCTAAGATTACAAGGAGTAGCAAAAGTCTTAGCGACAAAGAGGTGCTTTGCGGACTACTTCAGAATTGTACAAAAAGTTTCCAGATTATTCAGTTAAGTATTACCTATGGGAAAAGTGAAGCACAAGAGGGACTGGAGCAAATACAACAAGAACGTCATAACTAGGTACAAACCAATGTTCCCCCTCTACCTATTTGAACACTGGTTAGCTAACAGAGGAGAATAGATACGCTAGGACAAAGTATAAACCCCCAAAAAGAGTTCAACGACTTCCTAGCATCCCTACCTTATACAGAAGGAGTATTGAGAGCCCTAGAACAGTTAAAGATCATCCCCACAAGCCCCCAATTATCCCACATGGGAAGACTAAAAAACATTCCCACAAACAAGTGATGAACTAGAAGTAATTGCAGATGCAACGGGAATAAATAAGGAAGGACAATAACAAAATGGGTAGTAAAACCAGAGATTCAAAATTCCTCAAGATCGAGATAGTAATAGATAATAACGAATCCAACGTAATAAACGCTGAGATAACTAGTAACGAGGTTGAGACTGCAGTTAAGATAATCAAGGATCTCCAAGATAAGGGTAAGAAGTTTTATGGAGATAAGGTTTACGATTCTAATGAGGCTTACAAGACCGGGGTCGAGGCTACTCCTAGGCTTCTACTTAAAGCGGTAATCTTGCTAGGCGTAAGGCTGTAATGGAGTTCAAGAAATCGAGTTATAATCGTTGGGAGTTAGGTATTAGGTAGTGGGGTTAAGTCCTTATTCTCTGCGGTAAAGCTTACTTTTGGGGAGTATGTTAGCACAAGTTTTGTAGGTAAAGTGGTTGAGGCCAAGGTTTTGGGCTTACGCGCGGATAGTTCACTTAGCCAATTCTGTAGTCAGTAGGGCTCCAGCTATTGGGGTTGTGAGCTTTAGAATAACGTTGAAATAAATAATAAATTCTCATTATATCATGCCATTCCTAGAACAAATTGAAGATATCAACAAAGCAACAAAGAGGGAAAAATTAAGTAACCGAAAATTTACTTAAATATCAAATCACGTCAGTATATATAGAGAATAACTTTCTCTATGAAATTAGTAGTAATAAAGCAGAAATTAGAATATCTAGAATATATGAAAAATTTTAGATCCACAGAATTTAAATTATTGCTTAGGGATGAGAAATCTATCATAACTGGGATATCCAACATGGTAATTAGTGCATATAAAATACTTAATGATAATATAGTAAACTATGTGATCGAAAAAGGCAAATTTTATTCAAATTAAATCCACATCGATAGTTTCAAAATAGACTCCCTTCTCTTAAAAATTGATTTTTAACATGAAAAAGGGAATATCGTCAATCTTAGGTGCAATTATAATAATACAAATAGTAGTGTTGTCGGCAGGATTAATTCTTTACCTAACTTCATTAAATGCGAAAATGTCTAGTATAGCATACTCGCAAATACATAAAGAACTTCAAAACACACCTATATCCGTAGTTCCCACTTATCAAGGACCAATGATATTTTCAAGTAGTGCGTCCCATTTAACAATAACATATATAATATACCCTAATGGACAAGTGGTCCATACGAATATTCCGATTACGCAGAATGGTGTATATATTAACTTTGCTGGCTATCCATGGAGCATAGTAGTACTTAATGATGGGAATTGGTATAATATTTCTGCAAACGATAGACTAATAGATCCTAATATTACAGCATTAGGAGAAATTAGAATATACGAACCATATAGTTATACGATAAATCAAGGAAAAATAAACTTAAGTTATCTCATAACTCCACCCCTATATGGTAAAAATCTAGATCCCGCAAATTGGAACCTATTATCGGAAAGCCCAGCCTCATATACACCATATGGGATTCAAAACTCAATAATATTTACTCCAGAAAATAGTTCAATTCCAATTGTAGCCAATCTGACTTCAGGATTCCAATACTTTGACATAGCAATTCCTTATGCTAATCAAGTCTTTGTGGGAGTCCTTCAAGGAGCTACACCGGGAATCTATTACACGAAGAACTCACCACAATTCTCCTATTATTTGCCTTTAGAATTCGGTATCTCATATCAAGTAGATTATCTTGTACCACTCTACAACGCAACATTTAAGTATTCAACATGGGTTGATGGCGCCACATATTATGTAACGCTAAGTTACGTAACATATAATATGATTTACTTCATGAAAGAAAACAATTATATAATAAAAAGCTACCAAGGTGAAATACAGCTACTAGGCTATAAATTTCTAGGTTATCTTATAGCATCTAA is a genomic window containing:
- a CDS encoding archaellin/type IV pilin N-terminal domain-containing protein; this translates as MKKGISSILGAIIIIQIVVLSAGLILYLTSLNAKMSSIAYSQIHKELQNTPISVVPTYQGPMIFSSSASHLTITYIIYPNGQVVHTNIPITQNGVYINFAGYPWSIVVLNDGNWYNISANDRLIDPNITALGEIRIYEPYSYTINQGKINLSYLITPPLYGKNLDPANWNLLSESPASYTPYGIQNSIIFTPENSSIPIVANLTSGFQYFDIAIPYANQVFVGVLQGATPGIYYTKNSPQFSYYLPLEFGISYQVDYLVPLYNATFKYSTWVDGATYYVTLSYVTYNMIYFMKENNYIIKSYQGEIQLLGYKFLGYLIASKIDYGSAEFGLWSPLIGTSISDVPIPGYNNYTLYSGVMINASYTVFNESGVIPPSASIIPLQGGNEYLNSSNITEESLVSVEMMISGGNLDYNSSGTPIPNVMNYTYFWYFFNPQINPNNVNLIISITPNSQISVALRDYGEFIYPNFGYVAYSLAEKYSVTHNYVGLNGGPPLTVVKDYVAGTLINSSNEGYLPLGYPVVSANYEYMVIPQNYNQYTETAIYQYFRAINSQIEYDLPFIIMIPENVYYP
- a CDS encoding ParA family protein, which gives rise to MIVTVINQKGGVGKTTTSVNLSYYLSKEKKTGLLDLDPEGGATISYGMKRELKELPLGEKSVNIFNVEVFPAHIGLLKLELNGDVEEISNKIKEIGKQFDFLVIDTPPNLGTLAISAMLVADRIVSPVTPQPLALEAIKNLDSRLKSIGKNAYSFTNFSKKVVKLDNLSSVKFTEIIIPPSRLFIEASRLGVPALRYEEVRLRKPKLVIYYQKLAKVISE